A region from the Populus trichocarpa isolate Nisqually-1 chromosome 18, P.trichocarpa_v4.1, whole genome shotgun sequence genome encodes:
- the LOC112325935 gene encoding fasciclin-like arabinogalactan protein 3 yields the protein MDFKVSSLLFIAILCLISSTSTAFNITKILAQYPEFVSFNDLLTQSGLAKEMSSRETITVLALDNSSIGGLSGRPLDIAKRILSAHVILDYYDQIKLSKLKKASTIVTTLYQASGAADDRQGFLNISRTAEGIKFGSAVKGAPLVASLVKPVYAQPYNISVLQVSEPIEAPGIENNAPPPPPAAVPKKAPAPTAKSPSKAPAPSKVEPSTPTESPTEGPVAADGPVADVPTASPLADAPMADETTAEAASSQMHAGGAVVVIGLLACMMGF from the coding sequence ATGGATTTCAAGGTCTCTTCCCTCCTCTTCATTGCAATCTTGTGCTTAATCTCCTCAACCTCCACGGCCTTCAACATCACCAAGATCCTTGCACAATACCCTGAGTTTGTTAGCTTCAATGATCTCCTAACCCAAAGCGGGCTCGCCAAGGAAATGAGCAGCCGAGAAACCATCACTGTGCTTGCTCTCGATAATAGCTCGATTGGTGGGCTCTCTGGAAGACCCTTGGACATTGCCAAGAGGATCTTGAGTGCGCATGTAATTCTTGATTACTATGATCAAATAAAgctttcaaaacttaaaaaggcCAGCACTATCGTCACCACCTTGTACCAAGCTAGTGGCGCTGCAGATGATCGACAAGGTTTCTTGAATATTAGCAGAACTGCTGAGGGAATCAAATTCGGTTCAGCAGTGAAAGGTGCTCCTCTCGTCGCATCACTTGTCAAACCCGTGTACGCACAGCCTTATAACATTTCGGTGCTCCAAGTCAGCGAACCTATTGAGGCTCCAGGGATTGAGAACAAtgctcctccaccaccacctgcTGCCGTTCCCAAGAAGGCACCAGCTCCAACTGCCAAATCTCCTTCCAAGGCTCCTGCACCATCCAAGGTGGAACCATCCACTCCAACTGAATCACCGACCGAGGGGCCAGTGGCTGCTGATGGACCAGTAGCTGATGTACCCACAGCCTCTCCATTGGCTGATGCACCAATGGCAGATGAAACAACTGCTGAAGCTGCTTCTTCACAAATGCATGCTGGTGGTGCCGTCGTGGTGATAGGATTGTTGGCCTGCATGATGGGTTTTTGA
- the LOC18107584 gene encoding helicase SWR1-like: MAPRKKAEETKSTSSEKPATRRSARMTRSTAKRFNAKLTELPTESGKKRKQEKAAESKEKKVKTHVKEEAETKTSSSSEAEVEGKAEEVEEEEPEADEDGTKEEDAKEESPAGDAVTKTIVIEHCKQCNAFKTRAIQVKDGLLSAFPGISVLLNPEKPRRGCFEIREEGGETFISLQNMKRPFPPLKALDMDRVISDIIDRVRSSTNASG, translated from the exons aTGGCGCCTAGAAAGAAGGCTGAAGAGACGAAATCGACGTCGTCGGAGAAGCCAGCGACTAGGAGGTCGGCTCGGATGACTCGGAGCACAGCTAAGCGATTCAATGCGAAGCTGACTGAGTTACCGACCGAGTCgggaaagaagagaaagcaagAGAAAGCAGCAGAGAGTAAGGAGAAGAAGGTGAAGACTCATGTGAAAGAAGAAGCGGAAACTAAGACTTCGTCTTCCTCGGAGGCTGAGGTGGAAGGTAAAGCAGAGgaagttgaagaagaagaaccggAGGCCGACGAGGACGGAACGAAAGAAGAAGATGCTAAGGAAGAGAGTCCCGCTGGTGATGCAGTTACTAAGACTATTGTGATTGAACATTG CAAACAGTGCAATGCATTCAAGACAAGAGCTATTCAGGTGAAAGATGGTCTGTTGAGTGCCTTTCCTGGTATCTCCGTGTTACTCAATCCTGAAAAG CCTAGAAGGGGATGCTTTGAAATACGGGAAGAAGGTGGGGAAACATTCATCAGTCTTCAG AACATGAAAAGACCGTTTCCACCTTTGAAGGCACTTGACATGGACCGAGTCATCTCGGATATAATTGACAGGGTCAGAAGCTCAACCAATGCATCTGGATGA